A window of the Coffea arabica cultivar ET-39 unplaced genomic scaffold, Coffea Arabica ET-39 HiFi ptg000040l, whole genome shotgun sequence genome harbors these coding sequences:
- the LOC113693922 gene encoding F-box/kelch-repeat protein At2g44130-like — MGSREFVELIPGLPEEIALECLTRLHYSAHGVASRVCKCWLHLLQSRDFYYHRRKAGQTHKAACFVQALPVPSESKPLGPPSYGISVFDSVTGTWDRVDPVPRYPAGLPFFCQIASTEGKLFVMGGWDPSTWDPVRDVFQYEFTTRRWTQCADMPSTRSFFAVGAVEGRIFVAGGHDESKNALSSAWVYDINGNEWSELGRMSEERDECEGTIIGSEFWVVSGYDTETQGGFKSSAEWYELGTGEWKRVEDGWRVTQCPRSCVRVGGEGELTSWAECDSAVRVGACGVDLGENALVTGSPYQGAPHGFFLAERSRGGQNGKFTKLDVPDEFSGFVQSGCYVEI; from the coding sequence ATGGGTTCCCGAGAGTTTGTCGAGTTGATCCCGGGTCTGCCGGAAGAAATCGCTCTGGAGTGCTTGACTCGGTTGCACTACTCAGCTCACGGGGTCGCCTCCCGAGTCTGCAAGTGCTGGCTTCATCTGCTCCAGAGCAGGGATTTCTACTATCACCGCAGAAAAGCCGGGCAGACCCACAAAGCTGCCTGCTTCGTTCAGGCCCTTCCTGTTCCCTCGGAGTCCAAACCGCTGGGCCCCCCGAGTTACGGGATCTCCGTTTTCGACTCGGTCACCGGGACCTGGGACCGAGTCGACCCGGTTCCCAGGTACCCTGCTGGGCTGCCCTTCTTCTGCCAGATTGCCAGCACCGAGGGGAAGCTCTTCGTCATGGGCGGGTGGGACCCGTCGACCTGGGACCCGGTCAGGGACGTGTTCCAGTACGAGTTCACGACTCGGAGGTGGACTCAGTGCGCGGACATGCCCTCCACCCGATCGTTCTTCGCGGTGGGCGCGGTGGAGGGGCGAATCTTCGTCGCCGGAGGCCACGACGAGAGCAAGAACGCGCTGAGCTCGGCGTGGGTGTACGACATCAACGGGAATGAGTGGAGCGAGCTGGGGCGGATGAGCGAGGAGCGAGACGAGTGCGAGGGGACGATCATCGGGTCGGAGTTCTGGGTGGTGAGCGGGTACGATACGGAGACGCAGGGCGGGTTCAAGAGCAGCGCCGAGTGGTACGAGCTGGGAACGGGTGAGTGGAAGCGAGTGGAGGACGGGTGGAGGGTGACCCAGTGTCCGAGGTCGTGCGTCAGGGTGGGAGGCGAGGGGGAATTGACAAGCTGGGCCGAGTGCGACTCGGCTGTGCGAGTCGGTGCATGTGGAGTTGACCTGGGGGAGAATGCCCTGGTCACGGGCTCACCTTATCAGGGTGCGCCCCATGGATTCTTCCTGGCAGAGAGGAGCAGAGGAGGGCAAAATGGCAAATTCACCAAGCTGGACGTCCCTGACGAGTTTTCTGGATTTGTTCAATCCGGTTGCTACGTGGAGATTTGA